From a single Fulvivirga ulvae genomic region:
- the atpD gene encoding F0F1 ATP synthase subunit beta, whose protein sequence is MANIGKITQVIGPVVDVSFDAEGAKLPNILDSLEVTKANGQKVVLECQQHLGEDRVRTISMESTEGLVRGMEVTDTGAPINMPTGDDIKGRLFNVIGEAIDGISQPSGKTSLPIHRPAPKFEDLSTSTEVLYTGIKVIDLIEPYSKGGKIGLFGGAGVGKTVLIQELINNIAKAYSGLSVFAGVGERTREGNDLLREMIESGIVTYGEAFTKSMEEGGWDLSLVDQDKLKESKATFVFGQMNEPPGARARVALSGLTLAEYFRDGDGEGQGKDILFFVDNIFRFTQAGSEVSALLGRMPSAVGYQPTLATEMGAMQERITSTKKGSITSVQAVYVPADDLTDPAPATTFAHLDATTVLSRKISELGIYPAVDPLDSTSRILSADVLGDEHYGCAQRVKEILQRYKELQDIIAILGMDELSDEDKEVVHRARRVQRFLSQPFHVAEQFTGIPGVLVDIKDTIKGFNMIMDGELDHLPEMAFNLVGSIEDAIKKGEKMLAETKK, encoded by the coding sequence ATGGCAAATATTGGTAAAATTACCCAGGTAATCGGCCCCGTAGTAGACGTTAGCTTTGATGCTGAGGGTGCTAAATTACCTAATATCCTTGATTCATTAGAGGTAACCAAAGCAAACGGACAAAAGGTGGTATTGGAATGCCAGCAGCACCTTGGAGAAGACAGAGTAAGAACTATCTCCATGGAAAGTACCGAAGGTTTGGTTAGAGGAATGGAAGTTACTGACACCGGAGCCCCTATCAACATGCCTACCGGTGATGATATCAAGGGCCGACTATTCAACGTAATTGGTGAAGCCATTGATGGTATTTCGCAACCTTCCGGAAAAACAAGTCTACCGATACACAGGCCAGCTCCTAAATTTGAAGATCTATCTACTTCAACCGAGGTACTTTACACTGGTATTAAAGTAATTGACCTTATCGAACCTTACTCAAAAGGTGGTAAAATTGGTCTTTTTGGTGGTGCCGGTGTAGGTAAAACCGTACTTATCCAGGAGCTGATCAACAACATTGCAAAAGCATATTCCGGTCTGTCAGTATTTGCCGGTGTGGGTGAAAGAACCCGCGAAGGTAATGACCTTCTTCGTGAGATGATCGAGTCTGGTATTGTTACATATGGCGAGGCTTTCACCAAATCTATGGAAGAAGGTGGATGGGATCTTAGCCTGGTTGATCAGGATAAACTTAAAGAATCAAAAGCAACATTCGTATTCGGTCAGATGAATGAGCCTCCAGGTGCTCGTGCACGCGTGGCTTTGTCTGGTCTTACCCTTGCAGAATACTTCCGTGATGGTGATGGAGAAGGACAAGGAAAAGATATCCTTTTCTTCGTTGATAACATTTTCCGTTTCACACAGGCAGGTTCTGAGGTATCAGCCCTTCTTGGTCGTATGCCTTCTGCCGTGGGTTATCAGCCTACACTGGCTACCGAAATGGGTGCCATGCAGGAAAGGATTACTTCAACTAAAAAGGGATCAATTACATCTGTACAGGCCGTTTACGTACCTGCGGATGACTTGACTGACCCTGCTCCTGCTACTACTTTCGCCCACCTTGATGCTACTACTGTACTTTCAAGAAAGATCTCTGAGCTTGGTATTTACCCTGCAGTGGATCCTTTGGATTCTACTTCAAGAATTTTGAGTGCAGATGTACTTGGTGATGAGCACTATGGTTGTGCGCAAAGAGTAAAAGAGATTCTTCAAAGATATAAAGAGCTTCAGGATATCATCGCCATCCTTGGTATGGACGAACTTTCTGATGAGGATAAAGAAGTTGTACACAGAGCAAGAAGGGTACAAAGATTCCTTTCTCAGCCATTCCACGTTGCCGAACAATTTACAGGTATCCCTGGTGTTCTTGTTGACATCAAAGATACTATCAAAGGCTTCAACATGATTATGGATGGAGAACTTGACCACCTTCCTGAAATGGCATTTAACCTGGTAGGTTCAATAGAAGATGCTATTAAGAAAGGTGAGAAAATGCTTGCTGAAACTAAAAAATAA